A window of Trichoderma atroviride chromosome 3, complete sequence contains these coding sequences:
- a CDS encoding uncharacterized protein (EggNog:ENOG41) yields MSTVAKKPQVSAVGRVTNSEGTSPPNSSHTRTQSLRSSTPPAGQHSRTRSVRAAPVSARAAVASRRESVMSTVDSDARAAQAAALEDLQQRLEKEEKQSEQYRRQSEVLQSKLDDSVKESAKLEEKVHEHDELLETLRNEKREATRKIREMETIYEAERSAILKEKEEMANKEEEMQMVIARLKESLAQKLSVEDDPRPSRQSTSGSPSLDGSSFAPPSSLQRSDSRNSSKLILQKDKLIESLRLELAEAQIKLVETENQGGGRLREVERLLMEARMANARLMEDNESYQLLLQEKTLKGDFGQSDFSYMNPSVNHEALDALEGKTAGNSLADELDDASQSEPDTGVDSRRLESELKALREKNKALSLYINNIIERLLQHQDFETILDQSANMKPPLPEKDKELPLPPPPPAEKSEKSEKSEKK; encoded by the exons ATGTCTACGGTTGCAAAGAAGCCGCAGGTCAGCGCAGTCGGCCGAGTCACAAATTCAGAGGGCACGTCTCCTCCAAACTCCTCCCACACGCGAACCCAGTCGCTGCGATCCTCGACGCCTCCCGCCGGACAGCACTCGCGAACGAGATCCGTTCGCGCCGCTCCTGTCTCTGCCCGTGCCGCCGTTGCCAGCAGACGAGAATCAGTTATGAGCACCGTCGACTCCGACGCCCGCGCCGCCCAGGCCGCTGCGCTGGAAGacctccagcagcgcctcgaaaaggaggagaagcagtcGGAGCAGTATAGGAGGCAGTCGGAGGTCCTCCAGTCCAAGCTGGACGACTCGGTTAAGGAGTCAGCCAAGCTTGAAGAAAAGGTCCACGAGCACGATGAGCTCCTCGAGACGTTACGAAACGAGAAGCGGGAAGCCACTCGCAAAATCAGAGAGATGGAAACTATCTACGAGGCCGAGCGAAGCGCGATcctcaaggagaaggaggagatggcaaataaggaggaggaaatgcAGATGGTGATTGCGCGACTGAAGGAGAGCTTGGCCCAGAAATTGAGCGTCGAAGACGACCCGAGACCGTCGAGGCAAT CGACTAGCGGTTCACCCTCCCTtgacggcagcagcttcgccccaccctcttctctgcagcGAAGCGATTCGCGAAACAGCTCCAAGCTGATCCTCCAGAAAGACAAGCTCATCGAATCGCTGCGCTTGGAGCTTGCAGAAGCCCAGATCAAGCTGGTGGAAACCGAAAACCAGGGCGGTGGCAGACTGCGCGAAGTTGAGCGTCTGCTGATGGAGGCGCGCATGGCCAACGCACGACTCATGGAAGACAATGAAAGCTatcagctgcttctccaggaAAAGACTCTCAAGGGAGATTTTGGCCAAAGCGATTTTAGCTACATGAACCCCAGCGTGAACCACGAGGCGCTAGACGCCCTGGAAGGCAAAACAGCCGGCAACAGTCTTGCCGATGAGCTGGACGACGCATCGCAGTCTGAGCCTGATACTGGCGTTGACAGTCGCCGTCTCGAGAGCGAACTCAAGGCACtgagagagaagaacaaggctcTCTCGCTGTATATCAACAATATCATCGAGCGcctgctccagcaccagGACTTTGAGACGATCCTGGATCAATCAGCAAATATGAAACCCCCGCTGCCCGAAAAAGACAAGGAGCTACCACtacctcctcctccgccagctgAGAAAAGTGAGAAGAGTgagaaaagtgaaaaaaagtGA
- a CDS encoding uncharacterized protein (TransMembrane:1 (i91-111o)): MYAGWNREYSAPSAGCSVAQQLATAAGVAETRGGGAVSERLCSANRTVSGRCQHASSHQTPPPRSIRPLLLPRWPGRDDAQQKQKAVPTSLSFFLCLSILLSVAFCSLLPATSNPQAIGDWHDLFAATTPTHQLIPLSAPP; this comes from the exons ATGTACGCAGGATGGAATCGAGAGTACAGTGCCCCCAGCGCCGGCTGCTCAGTGGCCCAGCAGCTAGCGACAGCGGCAGGAGTCGCTGAAAcccgcggcggcggcgctgtcTCGGAACGTCTGTGCAGCGCCAATCGCACTGTCAGCGGGCG CTGCCAGCACGCGAGCAGCCACCAAACACCCCCACCCCGGTCCATCAGGCCGTTGCTGCTACCCAGGTGGCCTGGCCGCGATGACGCtcaacaaaaacaaaaggctGTCCCGACCAGcctctcctttttcctctGCTTGTCTATCCTGCTCTCTGTCGCCTTTTGCTCGCTCCTCCCGGCCACGTCCAACCCGCAGGCCATTGGCGACTGGCACGATTTGTTTGCAGCGACAACCCCTACCCATCAGCTTATTCCCTTGAGCGCTCCACCTTGA
- a CDS encoding uncharacterized protein (EggNog:ENOG41), with product MMRPSHHSSLRLLTNHKRMMPSWIASMAICLGSGRSPRNSFVMPVLPAHDGLGSFHLDQPALGLDAQDHIFQFERFNPRRVRRRLNSFDEAQFELEQAQVQEAEKRARIEAWRLEHSRIILEEVQREARRSKILQQKRVVAQKPAPNTEEATDTTEDMTWHEEDPDTHPEDKEDSEGLITRITRKVLRDILGIDEKLLSVVLGGDLLSDEELSRTPRPSENGHDQGASAPETEESWHMRILETVSRELGLLVNHLSKHPGAFSTYSHVHQVPLPYAGLPAIPEAAARSSSGRTAADKASESIFPEFRPTIRSTPRTTNRPPLRSTASEALLQDMPMDDTFTQEEWERDIDIKLMFRYLVSRFTSRPEPTMAAEMTTRPVPAKPQDAAAKAARVRQHHPLTSRTRPNERRAFKATAPSSPVAMRHHSSCASQSTRRSARRSSVSSRHYWDIGGSIGTGSMIAAAAPNAAMGSWGEV from the coding sequence ATGATGAGGCCCAGTCATCACAGCTCTCTACGGCTGTTGACGAATCACAAGCGGATGATGCCGAGCTGGATAGCCTCGATGGCCATCTGCCTGGGTTCAGGTCGTTCCCCCCGGAATAGCTTTGTTATGCCCGTTCTCCCAGCCCACGATGGCCTCGGATCTTTCCACTTGGATCAACCTGCCCTCGGTTTAGACGCCCAGGACCATATTTTCCAGTTTGAGAGATTCAACCCCAGGCGAGTACGTCGGAGGCTGAACAGCTTTGATGAAGCTCAATTTGAATTGGAGCAAGCACAAGTTCaggaggcagagaagagggctcGGATTGAGGCATGGCGGCTGGAGCATAGCCGCATTATCCTAGAAGAGGTGCAGCGCGAGGCACGACGATCAAAGATTTTGCAGCAGAAACGGGTCGTTGCACAAAAGCCCGCGCCAAACACAGAGGAGGCCACCGACACTACTGAAGATATGACTTGGCACGAGGAAGACCCAGATACTCACCCTGAAGACAAGGAAGACAGCGAAGGGCTGATTACGAGAATCACTCGCAAGGTTTTGCGGGATATACTGGGTATAGATGAGAAGCTACTATCTGTGGTACTCGGCGGCGATCTATTGAGTGATGAGGAGCTATCAAGGACGCCCCGTCCGTCAGAGAATGGACACGACCAAGGGGCATCAGCTCCAGAAACAGAGGAGTCATGGCATATGCGCATTCTAGAGACAGTATCAAGAGAGCTTGGCTTGCTGGTCAACCATCTCTCAAAGCACCCGGGCGCCTTTTCGACGTACTCACATGTTCATCAAGTCCCTCTACCTTATGCTGGTTTGCCGGCCATACCTGAGGCTGCAGCGCGGTCTTCCTCAGGACGCACAGCCGCAGACAAGGCCAGCGAGAGTATATTCCCGGAATTCAGACCTACGATCCGATCTACTCCACGAACGACCAACAGACCACCACTGAGGTCAACGGCATCAGAGGCGCTGCTACAGGACATGCCCATGGACGACACCTTTACTCAAGAGGAGTGGGAGAGGGACATTGACATCAAGCTCATGTTCCGATATTTGGTATCGCGCTTCACGTCCAGGCCTGAGCCTACCATGGCTGCCGAGATGACTACCCGTCCGGTTCCTGCAAAGCCGCAAGACGCTGCCGCTAAGGCTGCCAGAGTAAGGCAGCACCACCCCCTCACCTCCCGGACTCGCCCTAATGAACGTCGAGCTTTCAAAGCAACTGCACCTAGCAGCCCCGTGGCTATGCGACATCACTCCAGCTGTGCCAGCCAGAGCACCCGCCGATCAgccaggagaagcagcgtcTCATCGCGACACTACTGGGACATTGGAGGATCCATCGGTACGGGCTCCATgattgccgctgctgcccccaACGCCGCGATGGGCAGCTGGGGCGAAGTTTAA
- a CDS encoding uncharacterized protein (EggNog:ENOG41) — MAGRTKPRPFSIIQTSDGNVLDHTDPDKAPSIPIGLGRANRRSRPASDQFPGAASLVSQMYRGPDSPASPPLANKRHSSAFFPTAGVIGTPGRIASGSQAPSSGNFPGTRGERSETSSLSGESGEISTPPSQSPPRSQSDKQTTFTGSKPRPLRLVQENPDAVKDNNANKRQSWISGWSWGGKKDEVPASPAIPE, encoded by the coding sequence ATGGCAGGGAGGACAAAGCCTCGGCCATTCTCCATCATTCAAACATCCGATGGCAACGTATTGGACCACACTGATCCCGACAAGGCCCCAAGCATTCCCATTGGTCTGGGCCGGGCTAACCGGCGTTCGCGACCTGCGAGCGACCAATTCCCAGGAGCGGCAAGCCTAGTTAGCCAGATGTATAGGGGCCCAGACAGCCCTGCCTCGCCGCCGCTTGCCAACAAAAGGCATTCAAGTGCCTTCTTCCCAACTGCTGGCGTAATTGGCACTCCTGGACGAATTGCTAGCGGCAGCCAGGCTCCTTCATCCGGAAACTTTCCCGGCACGAGAGGCGAAAGAAGCGAGACATCCAGCTTAAGCGGCGAGTCTGGCGAGATTtccacgccgccatcacAATCACCACCACGATCCCAGTCCGACAAGCAGACAACCTTTACTGGTAGCAAGCCACGTCCGCTGAGACTTGTCCAGGAGAACCCAGATGCTGTCAAAGACAACAACGCCAACAAGCGGCAAAGTTGGATATCGGGCTGGAGCTGGGGTGGAAAGAAGGACGAAGTGCCAGCCAGCCCTGCCATCCCCGAGTAG
- a CDS encoding 60S ribosomal protein eL30, translated as MAPQKKSKKDANSINSKLALVMKSGKVTLGYKSTLKSLRSGKAKLIIIAGNTPPLRKSELEYYSMLSKAPIHHFAGNNIELGTACGKLFRCSTLAILDAGDSDILSDQQA; from the exons ATGGCCCcccaaaagaagagcaagaaggatgccaacagcatcaactcCAAGTTGGCGCTTGTTATGAAGTCCGGAAAGG TCACCCTCGGATACAAGTCTACCCTCAAGTCTCTCCGATCCGGCAAGGCCAAGCTGATCATCATCGCTGGCAACACTCCTCCCCTGAGAAAGAGTGAACTCGAGTACTACAGCATGCTGTCCAAGGCTCCCATCCACCACTTTGCTGGCAACAAC ATCGAGCTCGGCACTGCCTGCGGAAAGCTCTTCCGCTGCTCCACCCTTGCCATCCTGGATGCCGGTGACTCTGATATCCTCAGCGACCAGCAGGCTTAA